In Picosynechococcus sp. PCC 7002, the following are encoded in one genomic region:
- a CDS encoding HesB/IscA family protein → MTQTTTAPGIQLTETALKHVLMLREQQGQDLWLRVGVRQGGCSGMSYMMDFDRPDNVSEHDEVFEYEGGFKIICDRKSMLYLYGLVLDYSNAMIGGGFQFTNPNANQTCGCGKSFGV, encoded by the coding sequence ATGACACAAACAACTACTGCCCCCGGCATCCAACTCACTGAAACCGCCCTCAAGCACGTCCTGATGCTCCGCGAACAACAGGGCCAAGACCTCTGGTTACGGGTGGGTGTGCGCCAGGGGGGATGTTCGGGAATGTCCTACATGATGGACTTTGATCGCCCCGACAATGTTAGCGAACATGATGAAGTATTCGAGTATGAAGGCGGTTTTAAGATCATCTGCGATCGCAAAAGCATGCTTTATCTCTATGGCCTCGTCCTGGATTACAGCAATGCAATGATTGGCGGTGGGTTCCAGTTCACCAACCCCAATGCCAACCAAACCTGTGGTTGTGGGAAATCTTTTGGGGTTTAA
- a CDS encoding cation:proton antiporter, which translates to MTDSFDLTLQIIITVFAGISAQVCGEFLKIPSIVLLLIFGIALGGDGFGILHPSEFGVGLEVLVALAVAVILFEGGLNLKLKELNEVSGSLRNLVTIGTLITLVGGGLAAHYLAEFPWAIAFLYASLVVVTGPTVVGPLLKQVAVDRKVATLLEGEGVLIDPVGAILAVVVLDTILNVDAGLGEVASGLALRLGIGAVIGAAGGWLMGQFLRLANFLSEDLKNLLVLAGIWGLFGFAQSVRGESGLMTAVVAGIVLRAFSIPEERLLRRFKSQLTVLCVSVLFILLAADLSIASIFALGWGSFFTVAVLMFVVRPISVALCTANSDLDWKQKFFVAWVAPRGIVSASVASLFAIILTEKGFNGGASIKALVFLTILMTVFIQGLSAKWIARQLKITSIEARGAVIVGSSPLSRLLAQLFQQQGESVVIIDTDPKACEAARTEQLEVYQSSALDGDVLEEIGISSMGAFVALTTNGEVNLVLAQRIMEEFHPPRVAAFFEQGDPDNAIANKGKISQVFGGGFSVKVWNQYILDQQVKLGKTTIGPRDKNQILPFQTLIDAGKFLPLLIRRQASLMIVRSLEDLKAEDELIYLLHDPRPQLLKRLSGGMQAPRLLLETLPEVEKLPRSPQAIAPAALPELPENS; encoded by the coding sequence ATGACAGATTCTTTTGATCTTACGTTGCAAATTATCATCACCGTCTTTGCGGGCATTAGTGCCCAGGTGTGTGGTGAGTTTTTAAAGATTCCGAGCATTGTGCTCCTCCTGATTTTTGGCATTGCCCTGGGGGGAGATGGCTTTGGGATCTTGCATCCGAGTGAATTTGGCGTCGGCCTGGAGGTCTTGGTCGCCCTAGCGGTGGCCGTCATCCTGTTTGAGGGAGGGTTAAATCTCAAACTCAAAGAATTAAATGAAGTTTCCGGGAGCCTCCGTAACCTCGTCACCATCGGTACTTTAATCACTTTGGTGGGGGGAGGTCTTGCGGCCCATTACCTCGCTGAGTTTCCCTGGGCGATCGCCTTTTTGTATGCCTCTTTGGTGGTGGTGACAGGGCCGACGGTGGTGGGGCCGCTCCTGAAACAAGTGGCCGTTGACCGTAAGGTGGCAACCCTCCTGGAGGGAGAAGGCGTACTGATCGACCCAGTGGGGGCTATCCTGGCGGTGGTGGTACTCGATACGATTTTGAACGTTGATGCGGGCCTGGGAGAAGTGGCCAGTGGCTTGGCCCTCCGTTTGGGGATCGGGGCCGTTATTGGGGCCGCTGGTGGCTGGCTAATGGGTCAATTCTTGCGCCTGGCGAACTTCCTGTCTGAAGATTTAAAAAATTTGTTGGTGCTGGCGGGAATCTGGGGCCTCTTTGGTTTTGCCCAGTCGGTGCGAGGAGAATCGGGCTTAATGACAGCGGTGGTGGCGGGGATTGTTCTCCGGGCCTTTTCCATCCCAGAAGAGCGGCTACTAAGGCGGTTTAAGAGTCAACTCACGGTTCTTTGTGTGTCCGTTTTATTTATTTTATTGGCGGCGGATTTGTCCATTGCCAGTATTTTTGCCCTGGGTTGGGGCAGTTTTTTTACGGTGGCGGTGCTGATGTTTGTGGTGCGCCCCATTAGCGTTGCCCTTTGTACGGCCAATAGCGATCTAGATTGGAAGCAGAAATTTTTTGTTGCTTGGGTTGCGCCACGGGGCATCGTCTCGGCCTCGGTCGCCTCTCTATTTGCGATTATTTTGACGGAAAAAGGGTTTAACGGTGGTGCTTCTATCAAAGCTTTGGTTTTTTTGACAATTTTGATGACGGTATTTATCCAAGGCTTGTCGGCCAAATGGATTGCGCGGCAGTTAAAAATTACTTCCATTGAGGCGCGGGGGGCGGTGATCGTTGGTTCTAGTCCCCTCAGTCGGCTATTGGCCCAACTGTTTCAGCAGCAGGGGGAGTCGGTGGTGATCATCGATACAGACCCCAAAGCCTGTGAAGCGGCCCGCACAGAGCAGTTGGAAGTGTACCAAAGCAGCGCCCTAGATGGAGATGTGCTAGAGGAAATTGGCATTAGCTCCATGGGAGCCTTTGTCGCCCTCACCACCAACGGAGAGGTCAATTTAGTGTTGGCCCAGCGGATCATGGAGGAGTTTCATCCGCCGAGGGTAGCGGCGTTTTTTGAACAGGGGGATCCGGACAATGCGATCGCCAACAAGGGCAAGATCAGTCAGGTCTTTGGGGGCGGCTTTTCCGTCAAAGTTTGGAATCAATATATCCTTGATCAACAGGTCAAATTGGGAAAAACAACCATTGGCCCCAGGGATAAAAACCAGATTTTACCCTTCCAAACCCTCATTGATGCCGGTAAATTTTTGCCCCTGCTCATCCGCCGCCAAGCCAGCCTCATGATCGTGCGATCGCTAGAGGATCTCAAGGCCGAAGACGAACTTATTTACCTCCTCCATGACCCCCGGCCCCAGCTTCTAAAACGACTTTCGGGGGGAATGCAAGCGCCGCGCCTCCTCTTAGAAACATTACCGGAAGTGGAAAAATTACCCCGCTCTCCCCAGGCGATCGCCCCAGCTGCCCTGCCTGAGCTTCCAGAGAACAGTTAA
- a CDS encoding tetratricopeptide repeat protein: MTELTIEQRFEAGFKRYDAGESPDALLPEFIEICRLDPKNAAAWSCVAWLHLLRGKADLALPAAQRSVKIDHRNPQAHVNLALALLGTGGKGVRKHIELVQKVMDFSEEVRQDIFENIDDGLTRRPDWKELAKVKNWLSE; this comes from the coding sequence ATGACCGAATTAACCATCGAACAACGGTTTGAAGCTGGTTTTAAGCGTTACGATGCCGGCGAGTCCCCGGATGCCCTGCTGCCAGAATTTATCGAAATCTGTCGGCTCGATCCGAAAAATGCCGCCGCCTGGAGCTGTGTGGCTTGGTTACATTTACTCCGGGGGAAAGCAGACCTCGCCCTCCCTGCCGCCCAACGCAGTGTCAAAATTGACCATCGTAATCCCCAAGCCCATGTAAATCTTGCCCTTGCGCTCCTTGGTACTGGGGGTAAAGGGGTACGCAAGCACATCGAACTGGTGCAAAAGGTGATGGATTTCAGTGAAGAGGTGCGCCAAGATATTTTTGAAAATATTGACGATGGCCTCACGCGGAGACCGGATTGGAAAGAGTTGGCCAAGGTGAAAAACTGGCTGTCTGAGTAA